The Gallus gallus isolate bGalGal1 chromosome 3, bGalGal1.mat.broiler.GRCg7b, whole genome shotgun sequence genome window below encodes:
- the TRAM2 gene encoding translocating chain-associated membrane protein 2 isoform X1, with the protein MAFRRRTKSHPLFSQEFLIHNHADIGFCLVLSVLIALMFEVTAKTAFLFILPQYNVSVPTADGELVQYHYGLKDLVTILFYIFIAIILHAVVQEYALDKINRRLHLSKVKHSKFNESGQLVAFHLTSLIWCLYVVVTEGYVSNPQSLWENYPHVYLPFQVKFFYLCQLAYWLHALPELYFQKVRKEDIPRQLQCIALYLVHIAGAYLLNLTRLGLILLLLQYLAEFFFHMARLVYFTDENNEKLFNVWAVVFVVTKLFTLTLYILVIGFGLPRVENQALEPEKGNLFSFLFNHILFRMSVLLLVCLFQASVMWRFIHFQLRRWREYWHEQSSRKRATACAKQPVKPLKRDSGYHENGVVKAENGTSPRTKKLKSP; encoded by the exons ATGGCTTTCCGGCGGCGGACCAAGAGCCACCCGCTCTTCAGCCAGGAGTTCCTCATCCACAACCACGCCGACATCGGTTTCTGCCTGGTGCTCAGCGTGCTCATCGCGCTCATGTTCGAG GTTACAGCCAAGACTGCCTTCCTCTTCATCTTACCTCAGTATAACGTCAGTGTGCCTACAGCAG ACGGGGAGCTGGTCCAGTATCACTACGGTCTGAAGGATCTGGTCACCATCCTCTTCTACATCTTCATTGCCATCATCCTGCACGCAGTGGTGCAGGAGTACGCTCTGGAC AAAATCAACAGGCGTCTCCATCTTTCCAAAGTCAAACACAGCAAGTTCAATGAGTCAGGGCAACTGGTCGCCTTCCACCTCACCTCCTTGATTTGGTGCTTGTACGTTGTGGTGACG GAAGGATACGTATCAAACCCCCAGAGTTTGTGGGAAAACTACCCTCATGTTTATCTTCC CTTCCAGGTGAAGTTCTTCTACCTGTGCCAGTTGGCCTACTGGCTGCACGCGTTGCCAGAGCTCTACTTCCAAAAAGTTCGCAAG GAGGACATCCCACGCCAGCTGCAGTGCATTGCGCTCTACCTGGTGCACATCGCCGGCGCGTACCTCCTCAA TTTAACCCGCTTGGGGCTGATCCTCTTGCTGTTGCAGTATTTAGCTGAATTCTTCTTCCACATGGCCCGACTGGTCTACTTCACAGATGAGAACAACGAGAAACT GTTTAACGTTTGGGCTGTTGTCTTTGTGGTCACCAAGCTCTTCACACTAACCCTCTACATCTTGGTCATCGGCTTTGGGCTGCCACGAGTGGAGAACCAGGCCCTGGAGCCAGAGAAAGGGAATctcttcagctttctcttcaaCCATATCCTCTTCAG AATGAGTGTGCTGCTGTTGGTGTGCCTCTTCCAGGCCTCGGTGATGTGGCGCTTCATCCACTTCCAGCTGCGGCGCTGGCGGGAGTACTGGCacgagcagagcagcaggaagcgGGCCACAGCCTGCGCCAAGCAGCCGGTCAAGCCACTCAAGAGAGATTCGG GTTACCATGAAAACGGAGTGGTGAAAGCAGAGAACGGCACCTCGCCACGAACCAAGAAGCTGAAATCACCGTAG
- the TRAM2 gene encoding translocating chain-associated membrane protein 2 isoform X2 — MAFRRRTKSHPLFSQEFLIHNHADIGFCLVLSVLIALMFEVTAKTAFLFILPQYNVSVPTADGELVQYHYGLKDLVTILFYIFIAIILHAVVQEYALDKINRRLHLSKVKHSKFNESGQLVAFHLTSLIWCLYVVVTEGYVSNPQSLWENYPHVYLPFQVKFFYLCQLAYWLHALPELYFQKVRKEDIPRQLQCIALYLVHIAGAYLLNLTRLGLILLLLQYLAEFFFHMARLVYFTDENNEKLFNVWAVVFVVTKLFTLTLYILVIGFGLPRVENQALEPEKGNLFSFLFNHILFRLASSPPLPE, encoded by the exons ATGGCTTTCCGGCGGCGGACCAAGAGCCACCCGCTCTTCAGCCAGGAGTTCCTCATCCACAACCACGCCGACATCGGTTTCTGCCTGGTGCTCAGCGTGCTCATCGCGCTCATGTTCGAG GTTACAGCCAAGACTGCCTTCCTCTTCATCTTACCTCAGTATAACGTCAGTGTGCCTACAGCAG ACGGGGAGCTGGTCCAGTATCACTACGGTCTGAAGGATCTGGTCACCATCCTCTTCTACATCTTCATTGCCATCATCCTGCACGCAGTGGTGCAGGAGTACGCTCTGGAC AAAATCAACAGGCGTCTCCATCTTTCCAAAGTCAAACACAGCAAGTTCAATGAGTCAGGGCAACTGGTCGCCTTCCACCTCACCTCCTTGATTTGGTGCTTGTACGTTGTGGTGACG GAAGGATACGTATCAAACCCCCAGAGTTTGTGGGAAAACTACCCTCATGTTTATCTTCC CTTCCAGGTGAAGTTCTTCTACCTGTGCCAGTTGGCCTACTGGCTGCACGCGTTGCCAGAGCTCTACTTCCAAAAAGTTCGCAAG GAGGACATCCCACGCCAGCTGCAGTGCATTGCGCTCTACCTGGTGCACATCGCCGGCGCGTACCTCCTCAA TTTAACCCGCTTGGGGCTGATCCTCTTGCTGTTGCAGTATTTAGCTGAATTCTTCTTCCACATGGCCCGACTGGTCTACTTCACAGATGAGAACAACGAGAAACT GTTTAACGTTTGGGCTGTTGTCTTTGTGGTCACCAAGCTCTTCACACTAACCCTCTACATCTTGGTCATCGGCTTTGGGCTGCCACGAGTGGAGAACCAGGCCCTGGAGCCAGAGAAAGGGAATctcttcagctttctcttcaaCCATATCCTCTTCAG GCTTGCCTCTTCTCCGCCCCTGCCAGAATGA